A portion of the Vreelandella subglaciescola genome contains these proteins:
- a CDS encoding arsenic transporter: MLALAIFVATLTLVIWQPKGLGIGFSALGGAVLALAVGVVSWADVGVVWSIVWDATFTFVALILISLILDEAGFFAWAALHIARWGNGRGRLLFPLVVLLGALIAAVFANDGAALLLTPIVVAILLRLSFTPAAALAFIIATGFVADTASLPLVISNLVNIVSANYFDIGFDRYAQVMVPVDLVSLAATLAVLGIYFRRDIPARYDVSRLEAPTSAIRDHYVFRAAFPLLGLLLAALFVTARWPLPFSVIMGAAALILMAIAGRVWAPGQPRAIALGKVIKNAPWQIVLFSLGMYLVVYGLGNAWLTASASGVLEWLARQGDVVATIGTGFAAALLASIMNNMPATLIGALAIDQAKLPALTQELMVYANVVGNDLGPKFTPIGSLATLLWLHVLAGKGYRISWGQYMKIGVVITTPVLLAALVALALWLPVITHV; the protein is encoded by the coding sequence ATGCTCGCGCTAGCGATATTTGTGGCCACGCTAACGCTGGTTATCTGGCAGCCCAAAGGGCTGGGTATCGGCTTTAGCGCGCTGGGTGGCGCGGTGCTGGCGCTGGCCGTCGGCGTGGTCAGCTGGGCGGACGTCGGCGTGGTGTGGAGCATCGTTTGGGACGCCACCTTTACCTTTGTTGCGCTGATTCTTATCTCGTTGATACTCGATGAAGCCGGTTTTTTTGCCTGGGCGGCGCTGCATATCGCCCGCTGGGGCAACGGGCGCGGGCGGCTGCTGTTTCCGCTGGTTGTGCTGCTGGGCGCGCTGATTGCCGCGGTATTCGCCAACGACGGCGCGGCGCTGCTGCTCACGCCCATTGTGGTGGCCATTCTGCTGCGGCTGTCGTTCACGCCCGCCGCAGCGCTGGCGTTCATTATCGCCACCGGCTTCGTGGCCGATACCGCCAGCCTGCCGCTGGTCATCTCCAACCTCGTCAATATCGTCAGCGCCAACTACTTCGATATCGGCTTTGACCGCTATGCGCAGGTCATGGTGCCGGTGGATCTGGTCTCGCTGGCCGCCACGCTTGCGGTGCTGGGCATTTATTTCCGCCGTGATATTCCGGCGCGCTACGACGTTTCTCGGCTGGAAGCGCCGACCAGCGCGATCCGTGACCACTACGTGTTTCGCGCGGCGTTTCCGCTGCTGGGTTTGTTGCTGGCCGCGCTGTTTGTCACTGCCCGCTGGCCGCTGCCGTTCAGCGTAATCATGGGGGCGGCGGCGCTGATATTGATGGCCATTGCCGGGCGCGTCTGGGCGCCCGGGCAGCCCCGCGCGATTGCGCTGGGCAAGGTGATAAAAAATGCCCCCTGGCAGATCGTGCTGTTTTCGCTGGGCATGTATCTGGTGGTCTACGGGCTGGGCAACGCCTGGCTGACCGCCTCCGCATCGGGGGTGCTTGAGTGGCTCGCGCGGCAGGGCGACGTTGTTGCCACGATCGGCACGGGGTTCGCCGCCGCGCTGCTGGCGTCGATCATGAACAACATGCCGGCGACACTGATCGGCGCGCTGGCGATCGATCAGGCGAAGCTCCCGGCGCTGACTCAAGAACTGATGGTCTACGCCAACGTCGTGGGTAACGATCTGGGGCCCAAGTTTACCCCCATCGGCAGCCTTGCCACGCTTTTGTGGCTGCACGTGCTGGCGGGCAAGGGCTACCGCATTAGCTGGGGGCAGTACATGAAAATTGGCGTGGTCATCACCACGCCGGTACTGCTGGCCGCGCTGGTGGCGCTGGCGCTATGGCTACCGGTGATTACCCACGTGTAA
- the arsH gene encoding arsenical resistance protein ArsH — protein sequence MSINELPHVEPESFQPLDIDRLAAAGDPGHSPRILVLYGSLRERSYSRFVAEESGRLLRQFGCEVRTFDPAGLPLPDDISAEHVKVQELRELAEWSEGMVWVSPERHGAMTGVMKAQIDWIPLALGGVRPTQGKTLAVIQVCGGSQSFNAVNQLRLLGRWMRMLTIPNQSSVPKAFNEFDEAGRMRSSPLYRRIMDVCEELTKFTWLTRGRSAYLTDRYSERVESAEAVSQRVNQTAH from the coding sequence ATGAGCATAAACGAGCTGCCCCACGTCGAGCCCGAGTCGTTTCAGCCGTTGGATATCGACCGGCTGGCAGCCGCCGGCGACCCCGGCCATTCGCCACGCATTCTGGTGCTTTACGGCTCGCTGCGCGAGCGCTCGTATTCGCGTTTTGTCGCCGAGGAATCGGGGCGGCTGCTGCGCCAGTTTGGCTGCGAAGTGCGCACGTTTGATCCCGCCGGCCTGCCGCTGCCCGACGATATCAGCGCCGAACACGTCAAAGTGCAGGAGCTGCGCGAATTGGCCGAGTGGAGCGAAGGCATGGTCTGGGTCAGCCCCGAGCGCCACGGCGCGATGACCGGCGTGATGAAAGCTCAGATCGACTGGATACCGCTAGCGCTTGGCGGCGTGCGCCCCACCCAGGGCAAAACGCTTGCCGTCATACAGGTGTGCGGCGGCAGCCAGAGCTTTAACGCGGTGAATCAGCTGCGCCTTCTGGGGCGCTGGATGCGGATGCTGACTATTCCTAATCAGTCGTCCGTGCCCAAAGCGTTCAACGAGTTTGACGAGGCAGGGCGCATGCGGTCGTCGCCGCTTTATCGCCGCATTATGGACGTGTGCGAAGAGCTGACGAAATTCACCTGGCTGACTCGCGGGCGCTCGGCCTACCTGACCGACCGCTATTCCGAGCGCGTGGAAAGCGCCGAAGCGGTGTCCCAACGGGTTAATCAAACCGCCCACTAA
- the arsC gene encoding arsenate reductase (glutaredoxin) (This arsenate reductase requires both glutathione and glutaredoxin to convert arsenate to arsenite, after which the efflux transporter formed by ArsA and ArsB can extrude the arsenite from the cell, providing resistance.): MPSVIYHNPACGTSRNTLAMMRQSDEEPHVIEYLKTPPSRQKLVELIAAMQIAPRELLRGKDAPRVGLELDDPALDDDALIDAMLEHPLLINRPIVVTPKGTRLCRPSEAVFELLTTPLSAFTKENGEIVRFEQGRIIEAAK, from the coding sequence ATGCCCAGCGTGATTTATCACAACCCCGCCTGCGGCACCTCGCGCAATACGCTGGCGATGATGCGCCAGTCCGACGAAGAGCCCCACGTCATCGAGTACCTGAAAACGCCGCCGTCGCGGCAAAAGCTAGTGGAGTTGATCGCGGCCATGCAGATCGCGCCGCGCGAGCTGCTGCGCGGCAAGGACGCCCCGCGTGTCGGGCTGGAGCTGGATGACCCCGCGCTCGATGATGACGCGCTGATCGACGCCATGCTCGAGCACCCGCTGCTGATCAACCGCCCGATCGTGGTAACCCCCAAAGGCACGCGCCTGTGCCGTCCCTCAGAGGCGGTGTTTGAGCTTTTAACCACCCCGCTGAGCGCTTTCACTAAAGAAAACGGTGAGATCGTGCGCTTTGAGCAAGGGCGCATCATCGAGGCGGCCAAATGA
- a CDS encoding LysR family transcriptional regulator — protein sequence MNRTDLRRVDFHLLIVFETLMHERSVTRAAEKLFLGQPAISAALSRLRTLFDDPLFIRAGRHMEPTARAEEIFKHLAPALDSIANALSTTSEFDPATSDAVFRIGISDDVEFALLPALLRQLRREAPGVVLVIRRTNYLLMPELLNAGDISVGVSYVVDLPANAKCKPLRRSWPQVLRADDAAAPLAIDEYCARPHALVSFAGDLDGYVDDALETLGYTRRVVLAVPQFSALGTLLADTDLIATVPDYVIEELTTSGRLHANALPFTGPSFDLSMAWRGAQDNDPAERWLRARIEEFIGDPQSFTPIN from the coding sequence TTGAACCGTACTGACCTGCGCCGTGTGGATTTTCATCTGTTGATCGTCTTTGAAACGCTGATGCACGAACGCAGCGTAACGCGAGCGGCGGAAAAGCTGTTTCTCGGCCAACCCGCCATTAGCGCGGCGCTCTCCCGGCTGCGCACGCTGTTTGACGATCCGCTGTTTATCCGCGCCGGCCGCCACATGGAGCCAACCGCCCGGGCCGAGGAGATTTTCAAGCACCTGGCGCCGGCACTGGACTCCATCGCCAACGCGCTGAGCACTACCAGCGAATTTGATCCTGCCACCAGCGACGCCGTCTTTCGTATCGGTATATCCGACGACGTGGAATTTGCGCTGCTGCCCGCCCTGCTGCGCCAGCTGCGCCGCGAGGCTCCCGGCGTGGTACTGGTTATTCGCCGTACCAACTATTTACTGATGCCGGAGCTTTTGAACGCCGGTGATATTTCGGTGGGGGTAAGCTACGTTGTCGACCTGCCGGCCAACGCCAAATGCAAGCCGCTGCGCCGCAGCTGGCCACAAGTGTTGCGTGCCGACGACGCTGCCGCTCCTCTGGCGATTGATGAGTACTGCGCTCGCCCTCACGCATTGGTATCCTTCGCCGGCGACCTTGACGGCTACGTGGACGACGCCCTGGAAACGCTTGGCTACACGCGCCGCGTCGTCCTTGCCGTACCGCAGTTCAGCGCGCTGGGTACGCTGCTTGCCGATACCGACCTTATCGCCACCGTGCCCGACTACGTCATTGAAGAGCTGACCACAAGCGGCCGGCTGCACGCCAACGCCCTGCCGTTTACCGGCCCGTCCTTTGATCTTTCCATGGCATGGCGTGGCGCCCAGGATAACGACCCCGCAGAGCGTTGGCTGCGCGCGCGCATCGAGGAATTTATCGGCGATCCACAGAGCTTTACGCCAATTAATTAG
- a CDS encoding zinc-binding alcohol dehydrogenase family protein has protein sequence MKAVALTHYLPVEDPEAFLDVDLPTPAPLDQDLLVAVKAVSVNPVDTKIRGPKEQVEDPPRVLGFDASGVVEAVGPEVTLFKPGDEVYYAGDITRAGSNAEFQRVDERIVGHKPTTLSFAEAAALPLTTITAYEAFFERLGIDRDGADKGQSLLIIGAGGGVGSIGIQLAKAAGLEVIATASRDATTRWVKELGADHVVNHREPMVEQVRALGFEHVDHIAIFNDMRHWDAAVELIRPQGGIVSIDDATLPMPMAGMKTKAASLHWEFMFTRAMFKTPDMIEQHRLLSYVAGEVDAGRIRTTLNTVLSPINAENMRKAHALIETGTAKGKVVLETFV, from the coding sequence ATGAAAGCCGTTGCGTTGACGCATTATCTTCCCGTCGAGGATCCCGAGGCATTTTTGGATGTGGACCTTCCCACGCCCGCGCCGCTGGACCAGGACCTGCTCGTAGCGGTCAAGGCCGTGTCGGTCAATCCCGTGGATACCAAGATCCGGGGGCCCAAGGAGCAGGTAGAAGACCCGCCCCGGGTGCTGGGGTTTGACGCCAGCGGCGTGGTCGAGGCCGTGGGCCCCGAGGTCACGCTGTTCAAGCCCGGTGATGAAGTCTACTACGCTGGAGATATTACCCGCGCCGGTTCCAACGCCGAGTTTCAGCGGGTGGATGAGCGCATTGTCGGGCACAAGCCCACCACGTTGAGCTTTGCCGAAGCCGCCGCGCTGCCGCTGACCACGATCACCGCCTACGAGGCCTTCTTCGAGCGGCTGGGCATTGACCGCGACGGCGCGGATAAAGGCCAGAGCCTGTTGATCATCGGCGCCGGCGGCGGCGTGGGCTCCATCGGCATTCAGCTGGCCAAGGCGGCCGGGCTTGAGGTGATCGCCACCGCCTCGCGCGACGCAACCACCCGCTGGGTCAAAGAGTTGGGGGCCGACCACGTGGTCAACCACCGCGAACCCATGGTCGAGCAGGTGCGCGCGCTGGGGTTTGAACACGTCGATCACATTGCGATTTTCAACGACATGCGCCACTGGGACGCTGCCGTTGAGCTGATTCGTCCGCAGGGCGGCATTGTCAGTATTGATGACGCGACGCTGCCGATGCCCATGGCCGGGATGAAGACCAAGGCGGCCAGCCTGCACTGGGAGTTCATGTTTACCCGCGCGATGTTCAAAACGCCGGACATGATCGAACAGCACCGGCTGCTGAGCTACGTGGCGGGTGAAGTCGACGCCGGACGTATTCGCACCACGCTTAACACGGTGCTAAGCCCGATTAACGCGGAGAATATGCGCAAGGCTCACGCGCTGATCGAAACCGGCACGGCCAAGGGAAAAGTCGTACTCGAGACATTTGTCTGA
- a CDS encoding DUF4870 family protein has product MATALDPHHAEPLDKQAPGRGATVIVYMLLLGSVMTVVTAPAGALVAHLKYRHAAPWVQSHLQFQLRTFWLGVLGGALFAVVWQLLGVAGISPMAPWAMGYVFFTTCLIWLVGRCGVGISRLIANRPVPDPRSLAFGGADITLRDA; this is encoded by the coding sequence ATGGCCACTGCACTCGACCCCCATCACGCCGAGCCGCTGGATAAACAGGCGCCCGGTCGCGGCGCTACCGTCATCGTTTACATGCTGCTTTTGGGCAGCGTCATGACGGTTGTCACCGCGCCGGCCGGCGCGCTTGTCGCCCATCTCAAATATCGCCACGCCGCGCCCTGGGTGCAAAGCCACCTGCAGTTTCAGCTGCGTACGTTCTGGCTGGGCGTGCTTGGCGGCGCGCTGTTTGCGGTTGTCTGGCAGCTGCTGGGCGTTGCCGGGATTTCCCCCATGGCGCCCTGGGCAATGGGCTATGTGTTTTTTACCACCTGCCTGATCTGGCTGGTCGGCCGCTGCGGCGTAGGCATTTCCCGGCTAATCGCCAATCGGCCCGTGCCTGACCCACGTAGCCTGGCCTTCGGCGGCGCTGATATTACGCTTCGCGACGCATGA
- a CDS encoding cytochrome c oxidase subunit 3 family protein, which yields MSSRALPNPGWGPLSALPGNPLMWVLILSELLVFMAFFVLYITERAAQVALFDASQQHLDPLMGGLNTMVLLTSGLFVAFAVEAIAAGKVRRTRQWLGGAAGLGVLFGAIKIVEYSSKFTAGTTPETNTFFGFYFGLTAFHFAHVLFGLILLALVSWRTNVENVETAAAFWHMVDLIWILLYPLLYLLR from the coding sequence ATGAGTTCCCGCGCGCTGCCCAACCCCGGCTGGGGTCCGCTTTCTGCCTTGCCCGGCAATCCGCTGATGTGGGTTCTGATCCTCAGCGAACTGCTGGTGTTCATGGCCTTTTTTGTGCTTTACATCACCGAACGCGCCGCGCAGGTGGCGCTGTTTGATGCCTCCCAACAGCATCTTGACCCGCTAATGGGCGGGCTCAACACCATGGTACTGCTGACCAGCGGGCTATTTGTGGCATTTGCCGTGGAAGCCATTGCGGCGGGAAAAGTACGCCGCACGCGCCAATGGCTTGGCGGTGCCGCGGGGCTGGGCGTGCTGTTCGGTGCCATCAAGATAGTCGAGTACTCGAGCAAATTTACGGCGGGTACCACGCCCGAAACCAATACTTTCTTCGGCTTTTATTTCGGGCTGACCGCCTTTCACTTCGCCCACGTGCTGTTTGGCCTGATTCTGCTCGCGCTGGTGAGCTGGCGGACCAACGTGGAAAACGTCGAAACCGCCGCAGCGTTCTGGCACATGGTCGATCTGATCTGGATTTTGCTCTACCCGCTGCTGTATCTGCTGCGTTAA
- a CDS encoding cytochrome C oxidase subunit IV family protein, translating into MTILPGQRRLLMTWATLMALTVVSMASARLDQASWEALPLWSAALVLMVTGFKAQRLLMVYLNLRQSTGAWKGAFVGIITLTLLLISAGYLYTHFSR; encoded by the coding sequence ATGACCATTCTGCCCGGCCAGCGCCGCCTGTTGATGACGTGGGCCACGCTGATGGCGCTCACCGTGGTATCCATGGCCTCGGCACGGCTGGATCAAGCCAGCTGGGAGGCATTGCCGCTGTGGTCGGCAGCGCTAGTGCTGATGGTGACCGGTTTCAAGGCGCAGCGGCTGCTGATGGTGTATTTGAACCTGCGCCAGTCCACCGGCGCCTGGAAAGGCGCCTTTGTGGGCATCATCACGCTGACATTGCTGTTGATCAGCGCGGGCTATCTTTACACCCACTTCAGTCGTTAG
- a CDS encoding nitric oxide reductase activation protein NorD: MLDFLEVEEFVGRHWHRWASRADSYPEYPDAEVLLDDMQHLLGVFFRAAGGDAGLEVAAIKRRASRHRLSLRQRLGLDEEELDQARRDEDHLLLPPRLALFPEAALNRDLYLWLTAYLAEVQPISLPADLLQADVCRLREARRAWQATLARFSGLQNRYMALCAALLSIRPARRRLPPVEAALETALCAELGAPDPESGLALALQHAIRDPDTPLDDLRAPQGYRPPLPVPLWGQAVAIGTRDAEQDSVEDDDDETELKTRHEEEDDQGKRQADRREQDQADRDDSFMLNASEKMLSWAEMVNLNRHVDDEEEDARQAADQMDEIVLSPNRKKASSKLKLDLDLAPDAAAGTRLKGRHVYPEWNHRKQAYLPDHCVVLSDVQSEEGENWTPDEITRRRIRRVRREFEALRPRREMLRGQLDGSELDMDAVIRARCDLAATGESSDRLYIESRTQARDLAVSILVDVSLSTEAWLDDRRVLDVAKEALLVLGHGLAGCGDDYAIHSFTSQRRHKVWVNTLKDFDEPMGERVTRRISALKPGSYTRMGPAIRHLTAELAKRPNRHRLLLMLTDGKPNDNDYYEGRYGIEDTRKAVLEARREDVRVFGVTIDRQAGQYIPRLFGRGSYAIVQRPEHLSLALPGIYRQIIAT; encoded by the coding sequence ATGCTGGATTTCCTTGAGGTTGAAGAGTTTGTCGGCCGCCACTGGCACCGTTGGGCATCCCGGGCAGACAGCTACCCCGAGTACCCTGATGCCGAGGTGTTGCTGGACGATATGCAGCATCTTCTCGGTGTGTTTTTTCGCGCCGCCGGTGGCGATGCCGGCCTTGAAGTGGCGGCGATCAAGCGCCGTGCCTCGCGTCACCGGCTCAGTCTGCGCCAGCGGCTAGGGCTTGACGAAGAAGAGCTTGACCAGGCCCGTCGGGATGAAGACCACCTGCTGCTGCCGCCCAGACTGGCGCTATTCCCCGAGGCGGCGCTCAATCGTGACCTCTACCTGTGGCTGACCGCCTACCTGGCCGAAGTGCAGCCGATATCGCTGCCGGCTGACCTGCTGCAGGCTGATGTTTGCCGGCTGCGGGAGGCTAGACGCGCCTGGCAGGCGACGCTTGCACGCTTCTCCGGCCTGCAGAATCGCTATATGGCGCTGTGCGCAGCGCTGCTGAGTATTCGCCCGGCGCGCCGACGCCTGCCGCCGGTAGAGGCCGCGCTGGAAACGGCGCTGTGCGCCGAGCTGGGCGCGCCCGATCCTGAAAGCGGCTTGGCGCTTGCCCTGCAGCACGCCATTCGGGATCCCGACACTCCGCTGGATGATTTGCGTGCGCCCCAGGGCTATCGCCCGCCGCTGCCGGTGCCGCTGTGGGGGCAGGCCGTGGCGATCGGTACTCGTGATGCCGAGCAGGATAGCGTCGAAGACGACGATGACGAGACCGAGCTCAAGACCCGGCATGAGGAAGAAGATGACCAGGGCAAGCGTCAGGCCGATCGCCGGGAGCAGGACCAGGCCGACCGCGACGACTCCTTTATGCTCAACGCCTCGGAGAAAATGCTCTCCTGGGCCGAGATGGTCAACCTCAACCGCCACGTCGACGACGAGGAAGAAGACGCCCGCCAGGCGGCTGATCAGATGGACGAGATCGTGCTTTCGCCCAACCGCAAGAAGGCCTCGTCAAAGCTCAAGCTCGACCTGGATCTGGCGCCCGACGCCGCTGCCGGCACGCGGCTGAAAGGCCGTCACGTTTACCCCGAATGGAACCATCGCAAGCAGGCCTATCTGCCCGACCACTGCGTGGTGCTCAGCGATGTGCAAAGCGAAGAAGGCGAAAACTGGACGCCCGATGAAATCACGCGCCGGCGTATACGCCGCGTGCGCCGCGAGTTTGAAGCGCTCCGGCCGCGGCGGGAAATGCTGCGCGGTCAGCTTGACGGTAGCGAGCTGGACATGGACGCGGTGATTCGCGCCCGCTGCGATCTGGCCGCAACCGGCGAGTCCAGCGATCGGCTATACATCGAGAGCCGCACTCAGGCGCGGGATCTGGCAGTGTCGATTCTGGTGGACGTATCGCTGTCGACCGAAGCCTGGCTGGACGATCGCCGCGTACTCGATGTGGCCAAGGAAGCGCTGCTGGTGCTGGGCCACGGGCTGGCCGGCTGCGGCGATGACTACGCCATTCACAGCTTTACCTCCCAGCGACGCCACAAGGTCTGGGTGAATACGCTGAAGGACTTTGATGAGCCCATGGGCGAGCGGGTGACGCGGCGCATTTCGGCGCTCAAGCCCGGCAGCTATACGCGTATGGGGCCGGCCATTCGGCACCTGACCGCAGAGCTTGCCAAACGGCCCAACCGCCACCGGCTGTTGCTGATGCTCACCGACGGCAAGCCCAACGACAACGACTACTACGAAGGCCGTTACGGCATTGAAGATACCCGCAAAGCGGTGCTGGAAGCGCGGCGCGAGGACGTCCGCGTGTTTGGCGTCACCATCGACCGTCAGGCCGGGCAATATATTCCGCGCCTGTTTGGCCGCGGCAGCTATGCCATCGTCCAGCGCCCCGAGCATTTATCGCTCGCGCTGCCGGGGATTTACCGCCAGATTATCGCCACCTGA
- a CDS encoding CbbQ/NirQ/NorQ/GpvN family protein, whose amino-acid sequence MSLSTLTKPADAPSTVDASVPYYQSVGNECEMFEQAFAQRLPLLLKGPTGCGKTRFISHMAAKLGKPLHTVSCHDDLTAADLTGRYLLKGGETQWVDGPLTRAVREGGICYLDEVVEARKDVTVVLHPLTDDRRVLPLERTGELLEAPDDFMLVVSYNPGYQHILKSLKPSTRQRFVAMSFDFPPPAVERDIVAKESGLPAERCAALVNLAASLRGMKGQDLEEGISTRLLIYCATLIQAGMPILDAARATIVEPLSDDADVQEGLMEAVRATFG is encoded by the coding sequence ATGTCCTTATCAACCCTGACTAAACCTGCTGACGCGCCCTCCACGGTGGACGCGTCGGTGCCTTATTATCAAAGCGTGGGCAACGAGTGCGAGATGTTCGAGCAGGCGTTTGCCCAGCGTTTGCCGCTGCTGCTGAAAGGCCCCACCGGCTGCGGCAAGACGCGCTTTATCAGCCATATGGCGGCAAAACTAGGCAAGCCGCTGCATACGGTGTCCTGCCACGATGACCTGACCGCCGCCGACCTCACCGGCCGTTATCTGTTGAAGGGCGGTGAAACCCAGTGGGTCGACGGCCCGCTGACCCGTGCGGTGCGCGAAGGCGGCATCTGCTACCTCGATGAGGTGGTCGAGGCGCGCAAGGACGTCACCGTGGTGCTGCATCCGCTCACCGACGACCGTCGCGTGCTGCCGCTGGAGCGCACCGGCGAGCTGCTCGAAGCGCCGGACGATTTTATGCTGGTGGTGTCGTACAACCCGGGCTATCAGCACATTCTCAAATCCCTCAAGCCCAGCACGCGCCAGCGCTTTGTGGCCATGTCGTTTGATTTTCCACCGCCGGCGGTGGAGCGTGATATTGTCGCCAAGGAAAGCGGCCTGCCCGCCGAACGCTGCGCGGCACTGGTCAATCTGGCCGCCAGCCTGCGGGGCATGAAAGGCCAGGATCTGGAGGAAGGGATTTCTACCCGCCTGCTGATTTACTGCGCCACCCTGATTCAAGCCGGCATGCCGATTCTCGATGCTGCCCGAGCCACCATCGTGGAGCCGCTGTCCGATGATGCCGACGTGCAGGAAGGATTGATGGAAGCGGTTCGCGCCACCTTCGGCTGA
- a CDS encoding cbb3-type cytochrome c oxidase subunit I, producing the protein MKYETQRVALPFFMVAMALFALQIVFGLLAATVYVWPEFMASFMPFNIMRVSHTNLLIVWLLIGFMGCTYYLMPEEAEREIHSPGLAYLQLAIFAFAGAAALVGYQFGIHEGREFLEQPFWIKVLITISFLLFLFNTSTTLAKGRRTAINMVLMLGLWLAAVFWLFAFYNPTNLAVDKLYWWWVVHLWVEGVWELIMAALLGYLVIKMTGVDREVIEKWLYVIVGLALFSGLLGTGHHYYWIGAPSYWQPIGSIFSTLEVAPFFTMVMFAFTMFWKGTRNHPNKAAMLWTLGCPTVAFFGAGVWGFMHTLHWVNYYSHGTQVTAAHGHLAFYGAYVMIILGVITFAMPSLRRSQPYNQVMNMWGFWIMTGAMCFMTFTLTFAGVVQTHLQRVLGMNYMEVQDQLGLFYGMRLGAGVAVAIGAGLLVYSFFGPRRVQAPAGGTQMIAGAESA; encoded by the coding sequence ATGAAATACGAAACGCAAAGGGTGGCGCTACCGTTCTTCATGGTTGCCATGGCGCTATTTGCCTTGCAGATCGTGTTCGGCCTGCTGGCCGCCACGGTTTATGTCTGGCCCGAGTTCATGGCCAGCTTCATGCCGTTCAACATCATGCGCGTCAGTCATACCAACCTGCTGATCGTGTGGCTTTTGATCGGCTTTATGGGATGCACCTACTACCTGATGCCGGAAGAAGCCGAGCGCGAGATTCATAGCCCGGGGCTGGCCTACCTGCAGCTGGCAATTTTTGCCTTTGCCGGTGCGGCAGCACTGGTGGGCTACCAGTTCGGGATTCACGAAGGGCGCGAATTTCTGGAACAGCCGTTCTGGATCAAGGTGCTGATCACCATCTCGTTCTTGCTCTTCCTGTTCAACACCAGCACTACGCTGGCCAAGGGTCGCCGCACGGCGATCAACATGGTGCTGATGTTGGGGCTCTGGCTAGCGGCGGTTTTCTGGCTGTTTGCCTTCTACAATCCGACCAACCTCGCTGTCGACAAGCTTTACTGGTGGTGGGTCGTGCACCTCTGGGTCGAAGGCGTATGGGAGCTGATCATGGCCGCGCTGCTGGGTTATCTGGTGATCAAGATGACCGGGGTCGACCGCGAAGTGATCGAAAAGTGGCTTTACGTGATCGTCGGGCTGGCGCTGTTCTCGGGCTTGTTGGGCACCGGTCACCACTACTACTGGATTGGTGCGCCGAGCTATTGGCAGCCCATCGGCAGCATTTTCTCGACGCTTGAAGTGGCGCCGTTCTTCACCATGGTGATGTTCGCCTTCACCATGTTCTGGAAAGGCACCCGCAATCACCCCAACAAGGCCGCCATGCTGTGGACGCTGGGCTGCCCGACCGTGGCCTTCTTCGGCGCCGGCGTGTGGGGCTTCATGCACACGCTGCACTGGGTCAACTACTACAGCCACGGCACTCAGGTTACCGCCGCGCACGGCCATCTGGCCTTTTACGGCGCCTACGTGATGATCATTCTGGGCGTGATTACCTTTGCCATGCCGTCGCTGCGCCGCAGCCAGCCGTATAACCAGGTCATGAACATGTGGGGCTTCTGGATCATGACCGGCGCGATGTGCTTCATGACCTTTACGCTGACCTTTGCCGGTGTGGTGCAAACCCACCTGCAGCGCGTGCTGGGCATGAACTACATGGAAGTTCAGGATCAGCTGGGGCTGTTCTACGGCATGCGCCTGGGTGCCGGCGTGGCCGTCGCGATTGGCGCCGGGCTGTTGGTCTACTCCTTCTTTGGTCCTCGGCGGGTTCAAGCGCCGGCCGGCGGCACACAGATGATCGCAGGCGCCGAAAGCGCCTGA
- a CDS encoding c-type cytochrome, whose translation MAEGLTKSAARNIFYGGSLFFFLLFAALTAHSHWYMVNVSTDSEGLTDSVKHGKEVWEKNMCINCHSILGEGAYFAPELGNVWERYGGHENAEAARNGIAAWIRAQPLGVPGRRQMPAYDFSEEEMQSLIDFLEWTDGIDTQDWPPNSAG comes from the coding sequence ATGGCCGAAGGTCTCACCAAGTCGGCGGCCCGCAATATTTTCTACGGCGGGTCGCTGTTCTTCTTTCTGCTGTTCGCGGCGCTAACGGCGCATAGCCACTGGTACATGGTGAATGTTTCCACCGACAGTGAGGGGCTGACCGATTCGGTCAAGCACGGCAAAGAGGTGTGGGAAAAGAACATGTGCATCAACTGCCACAGCATCCTCGGCGAAGGCGCCTACTTTGCGCCGGAGCTGGGCAACGTCTGGGAGCGCTACGGCGGGCATGAAAACGCCGAGGCGGCGCGCAACGGCATTGCCGCGTGGATACGTGCTCAGCCCTTGGGCGTGCCCGGACGGCGCCAGATGCCGGCCTACGACTTCAGCGAAGAGGAAATGCAGTCACTGATCGATTTTCTCGAATGGACCGACGGTATAGACACCCAAGACTGGCCGCCGAATTCCGCCGGTTAA